AGGGAATGTCCAGACCTCCAGTGGATTGGAAccatttctctgaatttatctccttttcccttcttttcccagtTCTCCTCCCcaagtcaataaatgtttatcaaggGAGTAGAGAAGGATTGGGGGAGCTGAGTAATAGTAAAGTCTAGATAATGAAGGATGTCTGGCTGGTCTGaaccctttttaaaaatggaagttcTGGGAAAAACTCACCAAAGGGAAAAGATAGATGGATGGGTAGGGGAAAAGGCAGACGAAGCCAGATACAAATCCAGAGAATTAGTGGTctcattctagttttttttttaattaacaagcatttgtttcCCCACagtagaattaaaaaagaaaagaaaagaaaagaaaaagaaaaagaaaaaaaaagaaagaaaagaaaaatctttgttaATATGCAAAGTCAAGTAAAATGTGTAAGATACATGGTCAAGTAAAACAGATTGCTGTGTCCAGAAGTGTATATCTCATCgtgcagtttttctttttcatttaatttattttaatatataatgctttatgaatcatgttgggagagaaaaatcagaagaaaagggaaaaaccatgggagaggggaaaaaaaaaacagaaaaaggaagtgttgatttacattcaatctccatcgTCCTTTTTCTGGATCCAGATGGCACTCGTTCTGCATTTTGAGTCCATCACCTCTTTCAGGAGGGTGGAGAGCATGAGAAGGTTTTATTCTTGAAATCAAGGTTTAGGCTTTGTGGTAACTCACTTCAACAAATCTACTTCTCATTGGCAAACCCGTCTCCCTCTCCTCTCGTTGGCTGGTATGGTGTGGACCCTAGAAAAGGGCCTGGGGAGTAGAAGGGACACTGGATATGTCCATTCCTCCTGATTTATGGAGTTgcagaaaggaaggatggaataGGGCCCAGAATTCAGGGTGAGTTAGGTATTTCCTCCTTCATGTTGGCTAATTTCTTTCCAACCACGCTTGGGTCTAGAAGCTGGAGTTCCCCTCCTTAGGAAGGAGATCCCCTAGCCTCCCCCAGCCATTTAATATTCCAGAAACTCATCCCATCCCTCCAGCTGCAATCTCAGCCAATTTTCCAGGAGAATCAATCCCAACAGAGTTGggcagtggtttttttttaacccactcccCCTACGCCCTCTTATGCAAGGAGGCAGATAGATATCAGCCAGTCATTTCGATCCCCCACGTGCGGAACCCCTTATCAGGAAGGGTAATCTCAGCTTTGGGGGCAGGCGAGCTGGgggaggtggggtggggagggaagaataGTTGGGGATCAGCATCaacttctccttcccctccctccctctagccCCAACCACAGAAACCACTTAAAACCCAGCCTGGCTGCCTTCTCAGGGAGGTGCTTGAGGTAGTGAGGGCCTGGGGGGGATCTTACCTTGGGGACAGCAGAGGTCTGATCACTCCCGCCATTAGTTCATCCTCATCCCTTAATCACCTTCAAGTCCTAGCTCAAGTCCGGCCGTCTCTGGAAAGCCCATTTATGTCTGACTGCTCTAACTCCCAGGAAAATAACTCCCTTCCTCTGAATTTCTAAAACTGGTATAGGGAGGAGAAAGCTGGAGCAGCGTAGTGACTCTAGCTTGGGtgggaaaaatattagaaacCTGAATATTCAGTGAGTACCAAGTCAATTCAATAAACCTTTCTTAATTCTTCTGGGCGAACACATACAATTTTCTAGGTAACTTTTGGAGATGAATTTCCCCACACCCGGCTAGCCTAGTCCTCCCACAATCAATATGTGTCACCAGGTCTGTGATGTCTTTTCCAGCTTGGTAGGCTCTGGATTTGCTAAGCTTAGCTCTGCCAGTGTAGAAGAACCTAGAATTATCTGGATGAGATTTGAGAGAAGAGCCAGTGGAAGTAGATTGCCGTTCGGACCCAGGTACTGGTGGAAACTCTGTGTCTTAACCTGTGAGAAGCTTTCCCTTCCTTGAAGACTCAACTTAGGAACTGCCTTTTAAGGGAAGCCTTTCTACCTCCATCCAACTCCTAATTCTCTCCCTGCACTCCTTTATTTAACTGCCTTGTAAGTACATCGATTTATTAGCTTCATATTTTTGGCTTCCTTTGTGTCTGAGCTAAAGTTCtgccttctgcaagaagcctttgcTAGTCCTTCCTCATcgtgccttccttctgagatcaTCTCTGATTTAGCTGGTCTATATCTGGTTTGTGTGTAGTTGTAGGTGTTTGTGTACCcctttagactgtgagcttcttgagatcaaTGACAATCCTACcttcctgttttttttaaaaaattatttatttcatttttagatttataaaataaaacaagcatttgtttttagtagaattaaattaaaatgagtagtattaaatttagaatttagtagtagaataaaaaaaaaaggatgattgtAGCTCCAGTGCTTGACATAgtacacatagtaagtacttaataaatgctcattcatttgatgactatatatatatacacacttgtCTCCTCAATTGGGATATAAGCTCCTTATACATAGCATCAACAACTATGAACAAACCAGATATAGATGAGCTAAATCTCAGAtgatctcagaaggaaggcacgAGGAGGAAGGATTAgcaaaggcttcttgtagaaggcagAACTTCAGCTCAGACATGAAGGAAGCCAAAAACATGAAGCTAATAAATCAATGTACTTACTTACaagctttcttcatttttttggtacttgtatccctagtgcctggcacatgatagctgcttaataaatacttaattgatTGATCTTAGCTTTGATATATCTGGTCCCAGTGGTAGCTTTCATTATTGCTCATGAGTCAGCTTTTAGAGGGGTAGGCAGACTCAACAACGTATTATGAAACTCCTTTTGATCTACTCCCCTTAGTTCAGAACTCAGGTGGGATAACTGGATGGTGAGAGGTCCCGCTGCTGGGATGAGGagcttccccttctccccttaaCCACTATCCCACATTTGAGTTCCTTGATTTTTCACAAGAGTTGGGGGCCACTAATTCTTTCCTGCTGTTGAGGTATAGTGCCAGGCTTTGACATTTGCCATGCCATGTGCCTTCTCTGTGCCTTCCTGATGCCCAGCACTGCCACTTGACCGGATATTCAAGCTGTACTTGAACCTTCCCATCTGCAGCACCCTTAGGAATCTGGATCTTTCATTGGCCCTTCGGTTGAGACTTTTAGTGTAATGACCCCCAATTAGAGCTTCTTGAGAACAATGACCacctcatttatttctatttgtttcactagttcagctaggtagcacaatggatagagaacagTGGACAGTACAATAAAGTCCTATATTAATACTAGTCATTATTATTCTGGtgttattatgttttatataggGGTAGCTAAATGGTGCAATAGAGTACtggatcaggaagactcatcttcctgacctCCAATATGGCATCAGACATTTAGTACCTGGGTGATCCTCGACAAGTCATTCCACCttttttgcctcactttccccatctataaaatgaactggggaaggaagagtcaaaccattctagtatttctgccaagaaaaccctaaaaggagTCATAAAGAATAAGGTACAACTAaataaagtcctttataaatgctttttcatgcATTTATCCTTATTTGCTCTTTTTTAGTTGCTTTTCAAGCAAATAGACGTCTGGGAAAGATTACTTGGAAGTTATGGGCTGCATTGGACTGAGCCTGCAACAGGAGGCTTGGAAACTAAACTTTAGGGAGGGGAGTTTTCAGAAATCATGAATAAAACAGTCAGGAGTTCTTGCTGATAAGTTGCGTTCCCATGGTCAGTATTTTTCAGAGCCAAAGAACTTAAGGCAAGAAATGTTGAGTTCTAGTTTCATGAAATGATGAACTCAAAAAAGGCAAAGAGCAGAAGCAGTGTGGTCAAATAAAGCCAGTTTTCTGACAGGGAAAAAGAGGTCAAGATCACAGAGATTGTGCTGAGTCTTGACTTTTGTCGAGCCCAGTGGCAAGGCCTAAGAGGAGTTTGGACACTAAGCAACGTAAGCATTTTGAACCAAgaggagataggaagagaaagagtcAAATGATCTAGTTCCGAgcttcatcttttaaattttcataatgAGAAAAATGTTGATGCTCTAATATTTACATTCCTTAGTCTCATGTTTGCCATTTCAGAAAGGCAAAGGCTTGAGTAAACTAAATCTttgtgaagcttttttttttttttttccatgtaggAAAAGTCAATTAGGGCTCAAAGATGGGGCTGAGTGTTGTAACTTTAATCgtatttaaatgtgttttctaagGAATCTTAGCTCAAAATTTTGTCATTCAGAAAGCCCAGTGGAGAATTTCAATGGGTCTttgatcagttttgctgagtTTATATACCTAGGCAAACGAGGGGCACAGAATAAAGCCGGGGACAGTTTATAGTGTAATCCTAATATATAGGGCAGCTGTATTGGGATTCAGCAAATCAGTTGTGAATTAATTCATTACCTTCAGGGGTTGCCCTGTTTCAAAGTATCATCTTAATGAAGTAGCTCCTTCCCAAACTTATTTTGGGTCCGATAATTTTCTGAGGGAGAACAATTTACAGTCCCTAGTGCTAAGAGACACGGCCTGTTAATTGAGAACTGCTGATGTTAATTATGTGCTAAGTGATAGAGTGAATGACAGCTGTAAAAACAAATGACTCCTAATAGGAAAACTTACATGGAGGTCACTGACTCTGGGTAGTGATGGCATGGTGTTAAATTCTGAGTCATGTTCAAACATTGCCTCAGGCTCctattagttgtgtgacactaggaacattttttcccttctgtctgcctcagttttctcacagaTAAGAATGGGGTCTGTCTACCAGGGTTattataaaattgagataatatgaaaggcactttgtaaaccttaaagtgagaTACAAAtgctaattgttattattaagatgttattatattttatacaggAACAGTTAGTGATGCcgtagtgcatagagtgctggtcctggagtcaggaggacatccttccgagttcaaatatggcctcaaacacttactagctgtgtgaccctgggcaaatcactctgtttagttcaatttcttcttctaataaatggactggagaagaaaatggcaaaccacttcagtatcttcgccaagaaaactccaaatggggtcaggaagagttgtactgaaaaatgactgaaaccataaatatttacatagttaTTTATGTTGTCATACCCATAGGAGGCTAAAAACCCTATGAGGGCAAGATAACATCTAtgttaaactttgtttttttttcctcagtgtctaCCATTGTTCTcttcaaacaaatatttataaggagacagagacagagagagtcacagagacagagacagagacatagagatagatgggggagagagagacagacagagacaaagacacacagagagacagagagagtgtcagagagacagagagacagaaagatggagagagacagagacagagacagagagacagatggggagagagagacagacagacacagagagagacagagagacagaaagatggagagagacagagagacagatggggagagagagacagacacagagagagacagagagacagaaagatggagagagagagagacagagagagagagagacagagagacagaaagatggagagagagagagacagagagagagagagacagagagacagaaagatggagagagagagagacagagagagagagagacagagagacagaaagatggagagagagacagagaaacagacacactcatacacacacacacacacacacacacacacacggggggggggggggaggaacggAGAGAAGGAGGTGCATAGGGTATTGGATTTAGACCTGAAAGGAACCactgaagaaaaaatcaaatgaaatcaatttcttattttatcaattaaataaatgatcaatttcttattttatatatgaggaataaAGTGCAAATTTCAGGATCACAGGAACTAACTaaaagagtcaggattcaaactcaggttttaaattttttttaacttgatatattttgtttttacatcatctagATCCCCccatatatttttcctcttctgtctccCAGAGCATTATCCCACATaacaggaatttaaaaaaaaaaaaaaaaaaaaaaaaaaaaaggtaagaggaggtaaaaggaagaaaaaaggggaaattagcaaaattaattcttacaatgaaaaaaaaactgacaatatATATGTAGTTCCAAACCAGTATACCTTCCCTAAtcccacctctgcaaaggagTGGGGGGAATACCTTGAAGCAGTGCCTCTTTGGGGTTATGCTTGCATTCAAACTTAggtcttaattttaaaaaatttgatgtattttgttttgatattattTAGATTTCTCctgaatttttcctcttctatcttcCAAAGCGATATcccatataataaaaattttttaaaaagagagaaattagtgAATTTGACCctacaatgaaaaaaaacaaaaacctgacaCTATATACATTGTTCTAAACCTGTTTCCCTCCCATTTAtccccacctctgcaaaggaaTGGGGGGAATACCTTGAAGAATTACCTCTTTGGGGTCGTGCTTGCATTTTGTAATTCTATGATATTCATCTTCCATTGTTTTGTGgtcattttctcaattttcattttcatagtccttgtgtatattttgttttggttCTGTTTACCTCATTCTaaatcaattcatacaagtctttccaggcttctctgcaTTTATAagctttatcttttcctgtagcACAGTACTATTCATGGGCCACAAGCTTAGACCCCTTATCTTGTGTAAACTGCAACGAGGTGCTCCCTATGTCCCTGCTGGCTCAGATTTTGTGGCTGTTTAGTGACTTTCTGTCTCTGCATAAATTCCAGGAGATGatgtaagggaaagaaaaagtacaaattGGCCAGGAGACATCCCAGATTCTTTGGCCAATGCTTCCCTCTGGTGGATATCTCTAGTACAGCTAGGGTTGTTGAGTTGTATTGgactcttggcaaagatattagagtggttggccatttacttctccagtatgtccccattttacagatggggaactgaGGAGAATAGGGgctcagtgacttgctcagaatcacacaggatctgaggccgaatttgaattcagatcttcctaactggcgctctatccattgtaccacctagctgcccccctgctTAGGGTTGTCAGACCAAAAGGGAGTGTTTATCACTTTGGAAATGGAGTGAGGAATGGCGGAGGGAAGCTAGAAGAGGGGAGAGAGCAGGAGAATCCCAGAagctgggagggaggaagagggaagaattagGACCCATGTTGGCACCAATAGTTGGCTATGCCCTTTCTTATCTCCGCCCTTCCTCTTGGAAGATTGAGCCAAAAGGAACATTCTCCTGGGAAAGTTTAAAGGAGTAAAAAGGTCAGAACTGACGTCAAGGGATGATCCAGGTAGGATGTAAACACGGGGTgacctacattttttttttttctgtgcctgCCCAAGCAAGACCAATTCAGCAATCTAAAACGTGTGTTCCTGGGGGCTTTTACCTTATTCCTCTAGCAACAAAACACTCTAGGGGTGGGCTAGGCTCGCCCTTTTATACCCCTCAGCCTTGGAACTAAGCTGTGTTAAGTCTTTGTCCACTGGGAGTGGACAGCTCCGTGACACTGTGATCCCACGGACGAGAATGTCGCTGTATTGGGGTGACTCCTCTCAAATATGGTCtcttttcattctatttcttccttcctctcaccccttctCTTACTGAAACCTTCAGTCGATCACCCAAAGCAGCTTTGCTGGGGCTGCATTTTCCTGCATTTGAAATTTTGCCTCTATATTAACCTGCTCATTTCTTAAGAGCAAATCTTCTGCCCTCTCATCCTTTTGTAGCTCTTTCCTTTTCATCCCCCCTTACCTCACCTCTGAGCATCTCTCTGCACCTGCTCCTAGGTCATTGAATGCACACAGCCCAGGGGTGCTGCCTGGAAATATGTCACTGCTACAAACATTCCCTCCTGAGTGATCTTGTTCTGAACCccctcttcttcttgttcttgttattgttcttcttgttcttgttcttgttcttgttcttcttgttcttgttcttgttcttcttgttcttgttcttcttgttcttgttcttgttcttgttcttgttcttcttcttttttctgagataatttgggttaagtgacttgcccagggtcacacagccaggaagtgttaaatgtctgaggtcagattttgaactcaggtcctcctgacttcagggctggatgctctaaccactgtaccacctagctgccccccaacccCTCTCTTCTTAAACCATCTATACTCATCTTTAACATCATCAATTAACAATATACTCATCACTTCAGGTCGGGTACTCTGTGTgctttgccacctagctgtaaGAGAAAGTGGAAAGTTCCTGTTTAGTGGGAAGGGCACTGGATTATGAGCCAAAAGTTCTTTGCTTTAATTTATCACTTGCTATTAATTGGTTTGTGCAAACTTGGGCAAATCAGTGGTGGAGTCCTGGGACTTGGGTTCAAGGAGCTGGATGGAAGTCCCTGCTCTGTGGCTTATTATCTGCTTATTCCCTTGGACGTCGGCTTTCCCTGTGAAAGGGGAGAATGGAAAGAGAGCATCGAGCCCCCCATCCCTGCCAGCCTCTGGTTCCGTGATTCTGGAGGTCCGCAATCTCTCTGATTGTGTCCAGGAAAGGGACTCCCTTTCATGGGGGTGTGAGGTGGGGATATCAAACACCCAGAAAGCCAGAGGGAGCTGGACTGAAGTGGAACCGAgattttattaacaaaaataaatagattaattacaAATGAAGAGGTGGATAGATCAAGGACAGAGCTTGAGGCAGGACTGGGGAAAGACCGATGTGTATAAAGTCATGAGGACTCTTAGGAGCCCCCACAGAGGACCACTTTCCATGTTTCTGGCTGAGCCTGGGCTAGGTGCTCCCCGCCAGTCCCAGCCTTAGTGAGGGAGGAGGGTGACAAGAGGAGCCTCGTACTCTCCCAGCAGCACGTCCCTGCGCAGACCAGCTCCCTTGTCCAGCACCTTGGCCTTCAGACTGTGGGTGGCCAGGTCAGAGGGCTTAAGTCCCTCAAAGAAGAAGTCCTCATTGAAGATGGGGTTGGAACTACACTTGACCGCCCGGCTGCGTCCCTGCGGCCAGCTTCCCGGCCTTAACCGAAATAGGACGCAGCAGCCATTGCTTCCCTTGGGTCCTCCTCGGCCCCTGGGCAGCCCCTCAGCGCTGATGAGCCGGACCCTCAGCTGGCCCAGCCCGGCCTGGTACTCGGCAGACAGCCGGAGCTGCCCGCCCCGAGGGGCCAGACTCACCACACTTTCTTTAGTCACATGGAGCTGGCAGCACAAAAAGTCCAGGTGGAAGAGGGGTGGTGTTGGGGGACCCAAGTGGTGGGCAACATGGGGACCGGCAAACACAGTGCTCTCCTCCTCAGTGGGGAGGAGGCTGGGTCCAGGGAGATGCAGACTGGGGGAGCCTCGGTGGGGCTCGCTGGGGCCTGGCCGAAGTGAGTCGAAGGGGGAAGGCTCTGGCGAGGAGGCTGGGTCACTCTCCAGAGCCAAGCAGAGGCGCAGGTCGGGGGATGAGAGGTGCAGTCGGGGCTCGCGTGGGGGACCCAGCGAGACAGGGGCCACATGGAAAAGGGACTCTCGGCGCCGGGTGTGCGGACTCTCCAGGAGAAAGTCCCAGCCTTCTTGTCCAGCTAGATGGGGCAAGGAGCAGGCTCCTTGGGCTTCTTGCCCCCTCGTCCagcctgtttctctctctgtctctggttcAAGGCCCCCCATGTCGGGGAGCCTGGGGGGGATAAAAAACTGGGGTATTCGGTCTGGAGTTAGGACATTGGGGCAAGCAGAAGGGGATGTCCCAGGGGGCTTTCTGCTGGGGAATAAACTGTGGGGTCTCCATGACCTCCCAGACTCTACCCTCCCTCCCTTGTAGCCAGCTTTCTCCAAGAGCCACATGTGCCTTCAAGAGGCACAGAGTTACAGGAGTGAGGAGGGAGAGTCCAAATCCACAGCTGCAGGCTGGAAGGTGCTAGgctaggaggaagaaaaatagaatcagGCGTTGGGTGCTGCTGCGTTAATCCCAATAACCCAGGAAAATGAGGGTCAAAACTGGGGCCGAGGTGTCCATTTTCTcccatcttcctccctccccctcccttcccagcCCCAGACTCTGGCCACTTTCTGGACAGAACAAAGTTAAAAACAAGGGAGACAACTAGCTAGCCACAAATACTGAGGTTTATAGGAATGGATGGTTATACATCAGGAAGAACATGGACACACAAGAGAGCGAGGCTCACACAGCCTGGACGTCACCTGAAAGCTCAGACAGGTAAACACAGGATTATATTTGGGTACAGGACCCTTGGAtcagaagctccttgagggcagggattgtcatTTTTTGTTATAGTGTCTCCAGTACCTAGCACTAAAatcatctgttttgtttttcagtcatgtccaattctttgtgatctctccctttccctcttccttcttcccccctccctttccctgtctttctctatctctctcgctctccttctctctctccctctctccctcctccttctctgtctctctctttctgtctctctctctctctgtctctctgtctctctccctgtctctgtttctctctatctctgtttctctgactttctctctgtttctctgtttctctctctctctgtgtctctctctctatctgtgtttctctctctgtgtctctctctctctctgtgtttctctctctgtgtctctctgtttctctctctctctctctctctctctctctctctctctctctctctctctctctctctccctgtctctgtttctttctgtttctctctccctgtttctctgtctctctgtttctctctctgtttctctctgtctgtttctctctctctctgtgtttttctctctctgtgtttctctctctccctatttctctgtctctgtttctctttctttctctctctctgtc
The Sminthopsis crassicaudata isolate SCR6 chromosome 4, ASM4859323v1, whole genome shotgun sequence genome window above contains:
- the C2CD4D gene encoding C2 calcium-dependent domain-containing protein 4D, which gives rise to MWLLEKAGYKGGRVESGRSWRPHSLFPSRKPPGTSPSACPNVLTPDRIPQFFIPPRLPDMGGLEPETERETGWTRGQEAQGACSLPHLAGQEGWDFLLESPHTRRRESLFHVAPVSLGPPREPRLHLSSPDLRLCLALESDPASSPEPSPFDSLRPGPSEPHRGSPSLHLPGPSLLPTEEESTVFAGPHVAHHLGPPTPPLFHLDFLCCQLHVTKESVVSLAPRGGQLRLSAEYQAGLGQLRVRLISAEGLPRGRGGPKGSNGCCVLFRLRPGSWPQGRSRAVKCSSNPIFNEDFFFEGLKPSDLATHSLKAKVLDKGAGLRRDVLLGEYEAPLVTLLPH